Proteins from one Chroococcidiopsis sp. CCMEE 29 genomic window:
- a CDS encoding LuxR family transcriptional regulator, whose product MVSPLLITKLHLPSPRSPLVQRKRLLEKLNQGLAHKLILVSAAAGFGKTTVLSEWVHYIKYSVSWLSLDELDNEPSRFWTYVVAALQRIEKTIGESTLTMLQAAEPYPFEVFLIPLINELSQLQTEVILVLDDYHLIVNPAIHQAMSFLLEHLPIQGHFAIATRVDPPLPLAKLRVRAQLTELHTDDLRFTDEEATTFLHQYLSQPLTESQVAMLQTQTEGWIAGLQLAMLSLQDSENPAALIDFFSGNQPYVLDYLVEEVLERQSPSLQSFLLRTSILGQMCSSLCEAVVGEDAINDSDILEQLERQNLFVVPLDRDRTWYRYHHLFAESLRHILQRTEPNRGLNYHHRAAQWYEQQGYITDAIQHAIAARSFDYAASLIEHEIQTSENPRFDAIVLRNALAEFPPELTHTRPWLLVAKAWTTFNSSQFTNAITTVQMLEQWLNQNNPATENSDQLWGLVAALKGAQARQRGNTTESIAFLEKALQLLLQNNSWLRSLILLNLGVTYFVADNYEAAKRLLPEVSRIGQVRGMADPAIAGLYLQAQFLALRGRMDEATSLCQQGLELATERRWLATYAGVLVQVALADLLREQNQLEAAAQHLTQSIDRAIQNQQPGLMMGYITLARVRQAQGDFQAAWAAIHAAEHCQLWLWPTILSVEVCKVRLHLAEGNVDGAIASNWINRVNTRC is encoded by the coding sequence ATGGTTAGTCCCCTACTCATCACCAAGCTGCATCTTCCGTCGCCACGCTCGCCTCTGGTACAGCGGAAACGTCTGTTGGAGAAATTAAATCAGGGATTAGCCCACAAACTAATTCTCGTTTCAGCAGCAGCGGGTTTTGGTAAAACAACGGTATTGAGTGAATGGGTGCATTACATCAAATACTCGGTTAGTTGGCTCTCACTCGATGAATTGGATAATGAGCCATCCCGCTTCTGGACATATGTCGTTGCTGCTTTACAGCGTATTGAGAAAACGATTGGGGAATCAACGCTGACGATGCTGCAAGCGGCTGAACCCTATCCCTTTGAAGTCTTTTTGATCCCGCTGATCAATGAACTGTCGCAACTTCAAACAGAAGTCATTCTGGTTCTGGATGACTATCACCTGATTGTGAATCCAGCGATTCATCAGGCAATGTCTTTTCTGTTAGAGCATTTACCCATTCAGGGACATTTCGCGATCGCGACTCGTGTTGATCCGCCACTTCCCTTAGCCAAATTGCGAGTCCGCGCTCAACTGACAGAACTCCATACTGATGACTTGCGCTTTACGGATGAAGAAGCAACTACATTCCTGCACCAGTACCTATCACAGCCATTAACTGAGTCACAGGTGGCAATGCTGCAAACGCAAACTGAAGGCTGGATTGCAGGATTACAGTTAGCGATGCTCTCACTGCAAGATAGTGAAAATCCTGCGGCGTTGATTGACTTTTTTAGTGGCAATCAGCCATATGTTCTCGATTATCTAGTAGAAGAAGTCTTAGAGCGCCAATCGCCATCTCTCCAATCCTTTCTGCTGCGAACCTCAATTCTGGGGCAAATGTGCAGTTCTCTGTGTGAAGCCGTTGTAGGAGAAGATGCAATCAATGATTCTGATATTTTAGAGCAACTGGAGCGTCAGAATTTGTTTGTCGTGCCATTGGATAGAGATCGCACCTGGTATCGCTATCACCACCTGTTTGCAGAATCATTGCGTCATATTTTGCAGCGTACAGAGCCAAATCGTGGATTGAACTATCACCATCGCGCCGCTCAATGGTATGAACAACAGGGATATATTACAGACGCAATTCAACATGCGATAGCAGCGAGATCATTTGACTATGCAGCAAGTTTAATTGAACACGAAATTCAGACGAGTGAAAATCCTCGTTTTGATGCCATCGTCTTGCGAAATGCTCTGGCAGAATTCCCGCCTGAACTGACGCATACCCGTCCCTGGCTACTCGTTGCAAAAGCGTGGACAACATTCAATTCTTCGCAGTTCACCAATGCGATCACGACTGTCCAAATGCTTGAACAGTGGCTCAATCAAAACAATCCAGCGACTGAAAACTCGGATCAACTTTGGGGGCTAGTCGCGGCTCTGAAAGGAGCACAAGCCCGTCAACGGGGAAACACAACAGAATCAATCGCATTCCTGGAGAAAGCCTTGCAGTTATTGCTGCAAAATAATTCTTGGTTGCGATCACTGATTCTGCTCAATCTCGGGGTCACATACTTTGTTGCCGACAATTACGAGGCTGCAAAGCGATTACTGCCCGAAGTCAGCCGCATTGGACAGGTGCGAGGCATGGCTGATCCGGCGATTGCCGGACTCTACTTACAGGCACAGTTTCTTGCATTGCGGGGTCGCATGGATGAAGCCACGTCACTCTGTCAGCAAGGCTTGGAACTGGCAACGGAACGACGCTGGTTAGCGACCTATGCCGGAGTATTAGTCCAGGTAGCATTAGCTGATTTGCTGCGGGAACAGAACCAGTTAGAAGCTGCTGCCCAACACTTGACCCAAAGTATCGATCGCGCCATTCAAAATCAGCAGCCCGGACTAATGATGGGCTACATTACCCTGGCACGAGTGCGTCAGGCGCAAGGAGACTTTCAGGCAGCATGGGCTGCCATTCATGCGGCTGAACACTGTCAACTCTGGCTCTGGCCTACCATTCTTTCAGTCGAAGTCTGTAAGGTAAGATTGCACCTGGCAGAGGGAAACGTGGATGGGGCGATCGCGTCAAACTGGATAAATCGGGTGAATACACGATGCTGA
- a CDS encoding GNAT family N-acetyltransferase, translating to MEISTKRFLLRDFVQEDEPAFLAYHAEPAYAEFCLPKETTPEFTHELFQRFRQWATEVPRRNYQFAIVDRRNLELLIGCGGLRQDSYGSEQAELGIELAPQFWGRYAYAIEIGKALIDFGFRDLGLEEIIGISVSANLRVSRLAERYGFLAIGTRPGPDWMRTRRWSQMEWQLTRESWARVFSLKKFR from the coding sequence ATGGAAATTAGTACCAAAAGATTTCTTCTGCGTGATTTTGTTCAGGAGGATGAGCCTGCATTTCTTGCCTATCACGCTGAGCCTGCTTACGCCGAATTCTGTTTGCCAAAAGAAACGACACCTGAATTTACTCATGAACTGTTTCAACGGTTCAGACAGTGGGCAACAGAGGTTCCCCGACGCAATTACCAGTTTGCGATCGTCGATCGTCGCAATTTGGAGTTATTAATTGGCTGTGGAGGGTTGCGGCAGGATAGTTACGGTTCCGAACAAGCAGAACTCGGAATTGAGTTGGCACCTCAATTTTGGGGACGTTATGCCTATGCCATTGAAATTGGGAAAGCTCTGATTGACTTTGGGTTTCGCGATTTGGGGCTAGAAGAAATCATCGGGATTTCTGTGAGTGCTAACCTGAGGGTATCCCGATTAGCAGAACGTTACGGATTTCTTGCAATCGGTACACGACCTGGCCCTGATTGGATGCGTACGCGAAGGTGGAGTCAAATGGAGTGGCAGCTTACGAGAGAATCGTGGGCGCGTGTATTTTCCTTGAAAAAGTTCCGCTAA
- a CDS encoding type 1 glutamine amidotransferase family protein: protein MEKQFVHLFVFNTLADWETGYAVAGINNPDMQKHPGRYQIQTVGLDAEPITTIGGITILPDITLDELEPGAMLILPGGEAWDRGENSKILASAKALLAADIPVAAICGATAGLARAGILDDIPHTSNAPEYLQATNYRGAALYQNQPVVTTGNVITANSTAPLEFAYHIFKKLDLYEAPILEAWYGLFKTGDASYYFTLEQRTTSPTT, encoded by the coding sequence ATGGAAAAACAATTTGTTCATCTGTTTGTGTTCAACACCCTTGCTGATTGGGAAACCGGATACGCTGTTGCCGGAATTAATAACCCAGATATGCAAAAACATCCCGGACGGTATCAGATCCAAACGGTTGGCTTAGATGCTGAACCTATAACTACAATCGGCGGTATCACAATTCTTCCCGACATCACCCTCGATGAACTGGAACCCGGTGCCATGCTAATTCTGCCGGGGGGTGAAGCCTGGGATAGGGGTGAAAACTCAAAAATTTTGGCATCCGCGAAAGCACTTTTGGCGGCAGACATTCCCGTTGCAGCTATCTGTGGCGCGACCGCAGGACTGGCTCGTGCTGGCATTTTGGATGACATCCCGCACACCAGCAATGCTCCAGAGTATTTGCAAGCAACGAACTATCGGGGCGCAGCCCTGTATCAAAATCAACCTGTTGTTACAACGGGTAATGTGATTACAGCTAATTCAACAGCACCGCTTGAGTTTGCGTACCATATCTTCAAAAAACTCGACCTTTATGAGGCTCCCATTCTGGAAGCCTGGTATGGACTGTTCAAGACGGGGGATGCTTCGTACTACTTCACTCTAGAGCAACGCACAACTTCGCCCACGACCTAG
- a CDS encoding DUF3703 domain-containing protein, with protein MKAVLQEHFNAELGKAKTAIAAQDFETAWIALQRAHILGGQKDAITHMSGHWNMLKVVWKQRGFREVTGQLMPVHSCSPSTLLYGQFRSLRGVKANMNDSEQMSVPEDIQQILNQ; from the coding sequence ATGAAAGCAGTTTTACAGGAACATTTCAACGCTGAACTTGGCAAAGCAAAAACTGCCATTGCAGCCCAGGATTTTGAAACCGCATGGATCGCTCTGCAACGCGCTCATATCTTGGGAGGACAGAAGGATGCGATCACCCACATGAGCGGCCACTGGAATATGCTGAAGGTCGTCTGGAAACAGAGAGGTTTTCGAGAGGTCACGGGGCAACTCATGCCAGTACATTCTTGCAGTCCCTCAACACTTCTATATGGGCAGTTCCGATCCTTGAGAGGTGTTAAAGCTAACATGAATGACTCAGAACAAATGTCTGTTCCAGAAGATATTCAACAAATTTTGAATCAGTAA
- a CDS encoding efflux RND transporter periplasmic adaptor subunit: MMKTSELQGSSSKPLRSPPLKRSQLGLLALLLIVGGGVVVWRTFTPARDPAPSEMAQGLPPVPVETVTLQRGEGMRRIQLLGQIEANKSATLRTQTAGTVQQVLVEVGDRITPGMTIAVLDDADQQLALAEARARLAQERSELARLEVGTRPEIIAQRRAELRSAQAREREAQQNLVRYEELVAAGAISEKALLEERATVDATRAERLKVQAALAEATAGPTREEIAAQQASVAAAESAVNQAQLTLARTQVKAPTGGIVRSREVSTGDLVERNTPVLTLVDSNELDVFLELPEQLSGSITPGLPVELTARALPSWRQRATISGVVPAANAASRRQIIRVQLQSPPENLLPKMAIAGELQLPLNPNSFVMPRDALVQRDDNWLVYTVANGKAAEMKVQLVADMGETVAISGNQLRSGQPVVVRGGEALMHGVPVQVAEQNTKQES; the protein is encoded by the coding sequence ATGATGAAAACATCTGAACTTCAAGGGTCATCGTCAAAGCCCTTGCGATCGCCTCCCCTCAAACGATCGCAGCTTGGGCTACTCGCACTTCTGTTAATTGTTGGTGGTGGCGTGGTTGTTTGGCGAACATTCACGCCTGCTCGTGACCCCGCACCGTCTGAAATGGCTCAAGGACTGCCCCCGGTTCCCGTTGAAACCGTCACTCTGCAACGGGGCGAAGGCATGAGGCGCATCCAGTTGTTAGGGCAAATTGAGGCAAATAAAAGCGCCACACTCCGGACTCAAACCGCAGGAACAGTCCAGCAGGTTTTAGTGGAGGTGGGCGATCGCATCACACCCGGAATGACGATCGCAGTGCTTGATGATGCGGACCAGCAGCTTGCACTGGCAGAAGCACGAGCCAGACTGGCACAGGAGCGCAGCGAACTCGCACGTCTGGAAGTGGGGACTCGACCGGAAATTATTGCTCAACGTCGAGCCGAACTCCGCTCTGCTCAGGCACGAGAACGGGAGGCACAACAGAACTTGGTACGCTATGAAGAGTTGGTGGCAGCAGGGGCAATCAGTGAGAAGGCGTTGTTAGAAGAAAGGGCGACGGTAGATGCAACACGGGCAGAACGGTTGAAAGTGCAAGCGGCACTAGCGGAAGCCACGGCTGGTCCGACTCGTGAAGAAATTGCCGCTCAACAAGCCAGTGTCGCTGCCGCAGAATCTGCGGTCAATCAGGCGCAACTCACTCTGGCACGGACTCAAGTTAAGGCTCCGACGGGTGGCATTGTGCGATCGCGCGAAGTCAGCACGGGCGATCTGGTTGAGAGGAATACTCCCGTTTTAACTCTGGTAGATAGCAATGAATTGGATGTCTTTCTGGAATTGCCAGAGCAACTGAGCGGCAGCATTACTCCTGGTTTGCCCGTAGAACTGACTGCCCGTGCCCTGCCCAGTTGGCGACAACGTGCCACAATTAGCGGTGTGGTTCCCGCTGCCAATGCCGCATCCCGACGGCAAATAATCCGGGTGCAGTTGCAAAGTCCACCCGAAAATTTGTTGCCCAAGATGGCGATTGCTGGAGAACTCCAGTTGCCGCTCAATCCAAATAGCTTTGTCATGCCCCGTGATGCGCTGGTGCAGCGCGATGACAACTGGTTGGTTTACACCGTTGCCAATGGCAAAGCAGCCGAGATGAAGGTGCAGCTAGTGGCTGACATGGGTGAAACCGTGGCGATTTCCGGCAATCAGTTACGGTCTGGACAGCCCGTTGTGGTGCGAGGCGGTGAAGCGCTGATGCATGGCGTACCCGTGCAGGTTGCTGAACAAAATACGAAGCAAGAATCATGA
- a CDS encoding MFS transporter — protein MKKRFYAVLANSLVASLTNNFVWFAVTFWVYLQTKSVLATSVMAGIYLMTVAISGFFLGSLVDRYKKKTAMMLSSICSLILYILTYVIFVSTPTAVFTDPASVILWVFIILALMGAIAGNIRTIALPTLVTILIPEAQRDRANGLVGTANGVAFLVASIFSGLAIGFLGVYWMLVFSIGLTLLVMLHLGTVPIPEKRIIHPETQTNHIDIRGTIRVIQLVPGLFALIFFNTFNNFLGGVFMSLMDAYGLSLVSVQVWGTLWGFLSLGFIVGGLIVARKGLGKNPLQTLFLANIVMWIIAIFFTIQASIVLLAIGLFIYLCLIPVVEASEQTILQTVIPLERQGRVFGFAQSIEQAASPLMAFTIGPIAQFIFIPFMTTGAGVDLIGTWFGIGTDRGIALLFTVSGLIGLIVTLMAMRSPSYRRLTTNYQKH, from the coding sequence ATGAAAAAACGTTTTTATGCCGTTCTAGCAAACTCACTGGTAGCATCGCTGACCAATAACTTTGTCTGGTTTGCGGTCACATTTTGGGTGTATCTGCAAACGAAGTCAGTGCTAGCGACATCGGTCATGGCGGGCATATATCTCATGACAGTTGCCATTTCTGGATTTTTTCTTGGATCGCTGGTTGATCGGTATAAAAAGAAAACAGCCATGATGCTTTCAAGCATCTGTTCTCTTATTTTATACATTCTCACTTACGTCATTTTTGTTTCGACTCCAACCGCTGTTTTTACTGATCCTGCCAGTGTCATTCTTTGGGTTTTCATCATCCTCGCGTTGATGGGTGCGATCGCAGGCAATATCCGCACGATCGCCTTGCCAACTCTCGTGACAATCCTAATTCCCGAAGCGCAACGAGATCGGGCAAACGGTCTGGTGGGAACGGCCAATGGTGTCGCGTTCCTGGTTGCTTCCATTTTCAGTGGACTGGCGATCGGATTTCTTGGCGTGTACTGGATGCTGGTTTTCTCGATCGGATTGACCCTTCTGGTGATGCTCCATCTGGGGACAGTACCCATTCCTGAAAAAAGAATCATCCATCCTGAAACTCAAACGAACCACATTGACATTCGTGGCACAATTCGAGTCATCCAGCTTGTCCCTGGACTGTTTGCGCTGATCTTTTTCAATACCTTCAACAACTTCCTGGGTGGAGTCTTCATGTCCCTGATGGATGCCTATGGCTTGTCACTCGTTTCGGTACAAGTTTGGGGCACTCTCTGGGGATTCTTGAGCTTAGGATTTATTGTGGGCGGATTAATTGTTGCTAGAAAAGGGCTAGGGAAAAATCCGCTGCAAACGCTCTTTCTGGCAAATATTGTCATGTGGATTATTGCTATTTTCTTTACAATCCAGGCATCGATCGTATTGCTGGCGATCGGTTTGTTTATTTATCTGTGTCTGATTCCAGTGGTCGAAGCTTCAGAGCAAACGATTCTACAAACCGTGATACCGCTTGAACGTCAGGGTAGAGTCTTCGGCTTTGCCCAAAGCATTGAACAAGCAGCGTCACCGCTGATGGCTTTTACAATCGGACCGATCGCCCAATTCATCTTCATTCCCTTCATGACGACGGGCGCTGGCGTGGATCTCATTGGCACCTGGTTTGGAATTGGAACAGATCGAGGAATTGCGCTTTTATTTACAGTGAGTGGATTAATCGGGCTGATTGTGACGCTGATGGCGATGCGATCGCCTTCATATCGGAGATTAACAACGAATTATCAAAAGCACTAG
- a CDS encoding acyl-CoA dehydrogenase family protein translates to MDGYQHLLNLAKSYLQESVFPHAAVINSDPMALQKALMGLGELGLLALRIPSEGGGLAVSQETFHTFQELVARYSGALAFLQTQHQSAAAMLIQSKNSFLQQEYLPALSNGKVLLGVGFSHLRREGDPLVKAVPVTGGYQIEGHVPWVTGFGLFQEFIVAATLPDGQVVFGVVPFVKTIQDGWGTIAFSQAIALAAMTSTNTVTATLKSWFLSEEHVVSVKPRDWIDKNDKKNVLNPTSLALGCATAGLDILQAAHSTKPLAFIVQAFKTLNQEIADCRTAIRQAQQNQGESLDKRLQLRAWAIDLAVRCSHAAIAVSSGAANYSHHAAQRVYREALVFTVSGQTTAVMAATLARLQRSEFEQAVVRR, encoded by the coding sequence ATGGATGGTTATCAACACCTGCTCAACCTTGCCAAGTCTTATCTTCAAGAGTCAGTTTTCCCCCATGCAGCAGTTATTAATAGCGATCCAATGGCTCTGCAAAAGGCACTGATGGGTCTGGGTGAGCTGGGTTTACTGGCACTGCGAATTCCTTCTGAGGGGGGCGGTTTGGCAGTCAGTCAAGAAACGTTTCACACCTTTCAGGAATTAGTAGCAAGATATTCTGGTGCATTGGCATTCCTACAAACGCAACACCAGAGTGCTGCCGCCATGCTTATTCAAAGCAAAAACTCCTTTTTGCAGCAAGAGTATTTGCCCGCCTTGAGTAACGGTAAAGTTCTACTTGGTGTTGGTTTTTCCCATCTGCGGCGTGAGGGAGATCCGCTTGTTAAAGCTGTTCCCGTGACTGGTGGTTATCAAATAGAGGGACACGTACCTTGGGTAACGGGGTTTGGCTTGTTTCAAGAATTTATTGTTGCTGCTACACTACCGGATGGTCAGGTGGTTTTTGGTGTAGTGCCGTTTGTCAAAACCATTCAGGATGGCTGGGGTACGATCGCATTCAGTCAGGCGATCGCTTTGGCAGCAATGACATCCACCAATACCGTCACTGCCACCCTAAAAAGTTGGTTCTTATCTGAAGAGCATGTAGTCTCGGTTAAGCCTAGAGATTGGATTGATAAAAACGACAAGAAAAATGTTCTCAATCCGACTAGCTTAGCTCTAGGATGTGCAACTGCTGGTCTTGATATTTTGCAAGCTGCTCACTCTACTAAGCCACTTGCCTTTATTGTCCAAGCCTTTAAGACACTAAACCAGGAAATTGCTGATTGTCGCACTGCTATCAGGCAGGCTCAGCAGAATCAGGGTGAATCTTTGGACAAACGGCTGCAACTTCGAGCTTGGGCGATTGATTTAGCCGTTCGGTGCAGCCATGCTGCGATCGCAGTTTCGAGTGGTGCTGCCAACTACAGTCACCATGCTGCACAGCGAGTCTATCGAGAGGCACTGGTTTTTACTGTTTCCGGTCAAACCACTGCTGTGATGGCGGCAACACTGGCTAGGTTGCAGCGTTCTGAGTTTGAGCAGGCGGTGGTAAGGCGGTGA
- a CDS encoding gamma-glutamyl-gamma-aminobutyrate hydrolase family protein (Members of this family of hydrolases with an active site Cys residue belong to MEROPS family C26.): MKSIPPLIGITTSGRLITGSFCLPGLYAEAVRSAGGIPILLPPGEPEEGAVIWQQVDGLIFSGGGDIDPAVYNGASHPTIYNVDPERDRSEISLAQLVLATDIPILGICRGLEVLVVATGGSLVPHLPAQFGEVVIHRAEELRSIEHSVDISPGSRLATIMGTTQVKVVSWHHQAASTVPPEWRITAQAADGVTEAVEHQHHPWAIALQWHPELSINDPLQQRIFRAFVAAAGTRKAVLSQQAS; this comes from the coding sequence ATGAAATCTATACCACCGCTGATTGGGATTACGACTTCCGGTAGGCTAATTACAGGTAGCTTTTGCCTACCCGGATTATATGCAGAGGCAGTCCGCTCTGCGGGTGGCATACCTATCTTGCTACCACCGGGAGAACCTGAAGAAGGCGCTGTCATCTGGCAACAGGTAGATGGTCTAATCTTCTCTGGTGGCGGTGATATTGACCCTGCTGTCTACAATGGCGCATCCCATCCAACGATTTATAACGTAGATCCGGAGCGCGATCGCTCGGAAATCTCCCTAGCTCAGCTAGTTTTAGCTACAGATATCCCAATCTTGGGGATTTGTCGCGGTTTAGAAGTGCTGGTAGTAGCAACGGGCGGAAGTTTGGTACCCCACTTACCAGCTCAGTTTGGTGAAGTTGTTATCCATCGCGCAGAGGAGTTACGCTCAATTGAGCATAGCGTCGACATTTCCCCCGGAAGCCGCCTTGCCACTATAATGGGAACGACACAGGTAAAAGTCGTCTCGTGGCATCATCAAGCGGCTAGCACTGTACCGCCAGAGTGGCGCATTACAGCACAGGCAGCGGATGGAGTGACTGAGGCGGTAGAGCATCAACATCATCCTTGGGCGATCGCCCTCCAATGGCATCCAGAACTCTCCATTAATGACCCGTTACAGCAGCGGATTTTCCGCGCTTTTGTTGCCGCAGCAGGCACCCGCAAGGCAGTATTATCTCAACAAGCTAGCTAA
- a CDS encoding sensor histidine kinase, giving the protein MAEARIHNAYTLGRVRGRVAPCLERKQKFAVVRVEDTGMGIPQEYLRFIFQRFWRADKVRSQPKEGLGLGLAIAQTIVQRHQGEIRVSSKVGTGSSFQKNGSRINSVNSP; this is encoded by the coding sequence ATGGCGGAGGCACGCATTCACAATGCTTATACCCTAGGAAGAGTAAGGGGAAGGGTCGCTCCGTGTTTAGAGAGGAAACAAAAATTTGCCGTTGTCCGTGTAGAGGATACTGGTATGGGCATCCCCCAGGAGTATCTGCGATTTATTTTCCAGCGTTTTTGGCGGGCTGACAAAGTACGCTCTCAGCCGAAAGAAGGTCTGGGGCTAGGATTGGCGATCGCTCAAACTATTGTGCAACGACATCAGGGTGAAATCAGAGTCAGCAGCAAAGTGGGAACAGGTAGCAGTTTTCAAAAGAATGGTAGTCGGATTAATTCTGTAAATTCTCCTTAG
- a CDS encoding glycoside hydrolase — MPHPLYVAFIWHQHQPLYKCRDSGISVSPGQYRLPWVRLHGTKDYLDLVLLLERYPKLHQTVNLVPSLILQLEDYIAGTAFDPYLAVSLTPTEQLGQEQHQFILEHFFDANHHTLIDPHPRYAELYQQRQEKGLAWCLENWELQDYSDLLAWHNLAWIDPLFWDDPEIEAWLKQGRGFSLSDRQRIYTKQRQIISRIIPQHRQMQTAGQLEVTTSPYTHPILPLLADTNSGRVAVPNMALPQHRFQWAEDIPRHLQKAWDLYEDRFGQEPRGLWPSEQSVSPEILPYIIKQGFNWICSDEAVLGWTLKHFFHRDGAGNVMQPELLYRPYRLETPAGDLAIVFRDHRLSDLIGFTYGSMPPKRAAADLVGHLEAIAHTLKHRQGGSTALEHPWLVTIALDGENCWEFYPQDGKPFLDNLYQTLSNHPHLKLVTVSEFLDQFPATATIPGEQLHSGSWVDGSFTTWIGDPAKNRAWDLLTEARQALANHPEATEENNPEVWEALYAAEGSDWFWWFGEGHSSNQDAIFDQLFREHLCGIYQALNEPIPPHLHQPIEAHEAQSDHRPHSFIHPVINGFGDEQDWDKAGRLEVGGARGTMHQSSAIQRLWYGVDHLNFYLRLDFKHGIQLDRDLPPELNLLWFYPDRTMHNSPVPLDNLPAQPPVNYLFHHHLEINLLTQSIQFQEAGENYQWHPRASRAQVALERCLEVAVPWADLQVPPDFPLRLILMLSDEGSFREYLPENGLIPIEVP; from the coding sequence ATGCCCCATCCCTTATACGTCGCCTTCATCTGGCATCAGCACCAACCGCTGTACAAATGTCGTGACAGTGGTATCTCTGTTTCCCCTGGTCAGTATCGTCTACCTTGGGTAAGGCTACATGGGACAAAGGATTATTTGGATTTAGTATTACTACTAGAGCGCTATCCCAAGTTGCATCAAACGGTAAACTTGGTGCCGTCTCTGATATTGCAACTTGAAGATTACATTGCTGGCACGGCTTTTGATCCCTATTTGGCAGTAAGCCTGACACCGACAGAACAGCTGGGTCAAGAACAGCATCAATTTATTTTGGAACACTTTTTTGATGCTAACCACCATACGCTAATTGATCCTCATCCCCGCTATGCCGAGTTGTACCAGCAACGACAGGAAAAGGGGCTAGCCTGGTGTCTAGAAAATTGGGAACTGCAAGATTATAGTGATTTGTTAGCTTGGCATAACCTAGCCTGGATCGATCCGCTGTTTTGGGATGACCCGGAAATCGAAGCGTGGTTGAAGCAGGGTCGGGGTTTTAGTTTAAGCGATCGCCAGCGAATTTATACCAAACAGCGACAAATCATCAGCCGAATTATTCCCCAACATCGGCAAATGCAAACAGCGGGGCAGTTGGAGGTAACAACCTCGCCCTATACTCACCCGATATTGCCGCTACTAGCCGATACGAATTCCGGTCGAGTAGCAGTGCCAAACATGGCTCTGCCACAGCATCGGTTCCAGTGGGCTGAAGATATTCCCCGGCACTTGCAAAAGGCTTGGGATTTGTATGAAGACAGATTCGGGCAGGAACCGCGTGGGTTGTGGCCTTCCGAACAGTCTGTTAGTCCTGAAATTTTACCTTACATTATCAAGCAGGGATTTAATTGGATTTGCTCAGATGAAGCGGTGCTAGGGTGGACACTAAAGCACTTTTTCCACCGGGATGGGGCTGGTAATGTGATGCAACCGGAGTTACTGTACCGTCCCTATCGCCTAGAGACACCAGCAGGTGATTTGGCAATTGTGTTTCGAGACCACCGCTTATCCGATTTGATTGGCTTCACCTATGGATCGATGCCACCCAAGCGGGCGGCAGCTGATTTGGTGGGGCATTTGGAAGCGATCGCCCACACTCTGAAACATCGGCAAGGCGGCAGCACTGCGCTCGAACACCCCTGGCTAGTTACCATTGCCCTTGATGGTGAGAATTGCTGGGAATTTTATCCCCAAGATGGCAAGCCCTTTCTGGATAACCTGTATCAAACGCTCAGCAATCATCCTCATCTAAAACTTGTAACTGTCTCTGAATTTCTCGATCAGTTCCCAGCTACAGCCACTATTCCAGGGGAACAGCTACATAGCGGTTCTTGGGTTGATGGCAGTTTTACCACCTGGATTGGCGATCCCGCTAAAAATCGCGCTTGGGACCTGCTGACAGAGGCGCGGCAGGCATTAGCAAATCATCCAGAGGCAACGGAAGAAAACAATCCTGAAGTCTGGGAAGCTTTGTATGCTGCAGAGGGTTCCGATTGGTTTTGGTGGTTTGGCGAAGGTCATTCCTCAAATCAGGATGCGATCTTTGACCAATTATTTCGAGAACATCTGTGTGGGATCTACCAGGCATTAAATGAACCTATTCCCCCTCACCTACACCAACCAATAGAAGCCCACGAGGCACAATCTGACCACCGACCGCACAGCTTTATTCATCCAGTGATTAATGGATTCGGTGATGAACAGGATTGGGACAAAGCTGGACGCTTAGAAGTTGGTGGGGCGCGGGGGACGATGCACCAGAGTAGTGCAATTCAGCGTCTCTGGTACGGAGTAGATCACCTGAATTTTTATCTGCGTCTGGACTTCAAACACGGCATCCAGCTAGACCGGGATTTGCCACCAGAATTGAATTTATTGTGGTTCTATCCCGACCGGACAATGCACAATAGCCCGGTTCCTTTAGATAATCTCCCCGCTCAACCCCCGGTTAATTACCTGTTTCACCACCACCTGGAGATTAATTTACTGACTCAATCGATTCAGTTTCAGGAGGCAGGAGAAAATTATCAATGGCATCCTCGTGCCAGTCGCGCTCAGGTGGCGCTTGAACGGTGTTTGGAGGTAGCGGTACCATGGGCAGATTTGCAGGTTCCACCTGACTTTCCACTACGGCTAATTTTGATGCTTTCGGATGAAGGAAGTTTTCGCGAATATTTGCCCGAGAATGGTTTGATTCCGATTGAAGTACCCTAG